The DNA window CTCCTCTCTAATTGATCTATCCCACTCaccatacatatatatatatatatgaaaattgTTAGGATcagtaatttttgtattttataatcaattaattaattactaataatattttataNNNNNNNNNNNNNNNNNNNNNNNNNNNNNNNNNNNNNNNNNNNNNNNNNNNNNNNNNNNNNNNNNNNNNNNNNNNNNNNNNNNNNNNNNNNNNNNNNNNNNNNNNNNNNNNNNNNNNNNNNNNNNNNNNNNNNNNNNNNNNNNNNNNNNNNNNNNNNNNNNNNNNNNNNNNNNNNNNNNNNNNNNNNNNNNNNNNNNNNNNNNNNNNNNNNNNNNNNNNNNNNNNNNNNNNNNNNNNNNNNNNNNNNNNNNNNNNNNNNNNNNNNNNNNNNNNNNNNNNNattttttaaaatattttaaatattttaataatatcaaaattataataattttaactgttaatttaattataaaatatttataatttagatcaaCCATCAGAATTATTGGAATACAATATTCCtgcaatattttaaaattttgttctaaagtttcatataaaatacaaaatagtaCTAGTGTGTTAATTAAATAGCATATTATAACAACCTCTCTACAGAAGCGCAGTACGATTTTTCCTACTGGCTAGCTGCTAGCAAGTTAAATAATTAGGGTTGCAAGTTGCAAAGTAAGTAAGAAAAGAGgctgagagagaagagaagagaaatttgaaGTGAGTTTGAATGATGGGCGAGTCAGATAACGAGTCAGGAGGTCAAGGAGGGAACGagttctcatcatcatcaggaggTAGTGGACTATGCAGAGAACAGGACCGCCTTCTTCCGATTGCCAACGTCGGAAGAATCATGAAGAAGGCACTTCCGGCGAACGCCAAGATCTCAAAGGAGGCCAAAGAGACGGTGCAAGAGTGCGTTTCTGAGTTCATAAGCTTCATAACAGGGGAAGCTTCTGACAAGTGCCAGAAGGAGAAGCGGAAGACCATCAACGGTGATGATCTCTTGTGGGCCATGACTACGCTCGGATTCGAGGATTATGTGGAGCCTCTCAAGATTTATCTCCATAAATACAGGGAGATGGAAGGTGACAAGACTCCCATCGTTGGTGGCGGCAGACAGCACCACCCTGATGATCACGCCGGTGATGACGCTGCCACCGCCGGAGCCCTTTATGGTGGCGTGCCTTCtactatgatgatgatgatgggcGGACACGTGTATGGATCTGCCAATAATGGATCAGCATCTTCTGGAAGAACTACTAGGTAGCACTTGTTCGTTAcctctttaattattattatttttgttttttatgacTTTAGATTACACCACTTTCTTGCTTGTAATCttgttcttaattaattaagatataTATAGAGATTATTATGGATTATTCTGGATGGCGATTTAGTTTGGAATACATACATTAGGCTTGTATAGTTGTATTTCTTTATtcactcatttttttttctgcaGTAACATTAGGTGAGAAGAGTAGTTAAGCTGTAAAGAAAATTGGAAATtctgaaattattaaatatatttatggcAAAAATTCAGGGCACTCAACGTGAATTTGATAGCTAAAATtcattagatgaaaatttagtcaaattagttaAATCATCT is part of the Arachis duranensis cultivar V14167 chromosome 1, aradu.V14167.gnm2.J7QH, whole genome shotgun sequence genome and encodes:
- the LOC107467356 gene encoding nuclear transcription factor Y subunit B-3 — its product is MMGESDNESGGQGGNEFSSSSGGSGLCREQDRLLPIANVGRIMKKALPANAKISKEAKETVQECVSEFISFITGEASDKCQKEKRKTINGDDLLWAMTTLGFEDYVEPLKIYLHKYREMEGDKTPIVGGGRQHHPDDHAGDDAATAGALYGGVPSTMMMMMGGHVYGSANNGSASSGRTTR